A single genomic interval of Spirosoma linguale DSM 74 harbors:
- a CDS encoding Alcohol dehydrogenase zinc-binding domain protein (PFAM: Alcohol dehydrogenase zinc-binding domain protein; Alcohol dehydrogenase GroES domain protein~KEGG: pcr:Pcryo_0019 zinc-binding alcohol dehydrogenase) has product MKSILFTETGKPTEILKFADSALPEPGPNDVRIKVIAAPINPSDIMFVQNLYGIRPQLPSGAGFEGVGIVDAIGEGVQMRTGIRVSFTSVGTWSEYAIAHHRSLIPVPDAMSDEVAAQLFVNPFTAYAMVQDAGVPEGGWLMLTAAGSAFGKMVIQLCAMRGIKTIGTVRRDDLTDELKALGLTEVINTETENMAARVKQITDGAGVGCVLDAVGGHIATEAVKCLAKGGTMLIYGLMSLQDPSLNAGLLIFRELTVKGFWLTDWMRRVDSQTRQEVAQNVIGLLASGKIQLPVEASYPLEQITEAVEHADRPGRRGKILLKP; this is encoded by the coding sequence ATGAAAAGCATCTTATTTACCGAGACCGGAAAACCAACCGAGATTCTCAAATTTGCTGACAGTGCCCTACCCGAGCCCGGCCCAAATGATGTGCGCATCAAGGTCATTGCCGCGCCAATAAATCCGTCCGACATCATGTTCGTACAGAATCTCTATGGAATTCGGCCGCAGTTGCCTTCAGGAGCCGGGTTTGAGGGTGTGGGCATTGTGGATGCCATTGGCGAAGGCGTGCAGATGCGAACGGGTATACGGGTGAGCTTCACCAGTGTGGGTACCTGGTCAGAATACGCTATTGCCCATCACCGGAGCCTTATTCCGGTACCCGATGCCATGTCGGACGAGGTGGCAGCTCAGTTGTTTGTCAACCCGTTTACGGCTTATGCCATGGTGCAGGATGCCGGTGTACCGGAAGGCGGCTGGCTGATGCTCACGGCGGCTGGCTCAGCTTTTGGTAAAATGGTGATTCAACTCTGTGCCATGCGGGGTATCAAAACCATCGGCACCGTTCGGCGCGACGATCTTACCGATGAGTTAAAAGCCCTCGGACTAACCGAAGTGATCAATACCGAAACTGAGAACATGGCTGCCCGCGTCAAGCAGATTACCGATGGTGCCGGTGTCGGCTGTGTGCTCGATGCCGTTGGCGGGCATATCGCTACCGAAGCCGTTAAGTGCTTGGCTAAAGGCGGAACCATGCTTATCTATGGGCTGATGAGTTTACAGGACCCTAGTCTGAACGCCGGTCTGCTGATTTTTAGAGAACTGACCGTAAAGGGCTTCTGGCTTACAGACTGGATGCGTCGGGTAGATAGTCAGACCCGGCAGGAAGTGGCACAAAATGTGATAGGTTTGCTGGCATCGGGCAAAATTCAATTGCCGGTGGAGGCATCGTATCCACTGGAGCAAATCACCGAAGCCGTCGAACACGCCGACCGGCCGGGGCGCCGAGGGAAAATCCTGTTAAAGCCCTAA
- a CDS encoding Biopolymer transport protein ExbD/TolR (PFAM: Biopolymer transport protein ExbD/TolR~KEGG: mca:MCA2237 biopolymer ExbD/TolR family transporter): protein MKLRRKSKFAAEVATSSLNDIMFFLLLFFLIISTVANPNVIKLLLPKAASTQQLSKKQVTLSVDADKKYYIDKKPVDPANLENELKQIMAGIAEPTVVVRFDKTLTVQDLVDVLQTGAKLNIKMVMATSK from the coding sequence ATGAAACTCCGACGTAAAAGTAAATTTGCTGCTGAAGTTGCGACTTCGTCCCTGAACGACATCATGTTTTTCCTGTTGTTGTTCTTCCTGATCATTTCGACGGTAGCGAATCCTAATGTGATCAAGCTGTTACTGCCTAAAGCAGCCTCAACCCAGCAGTTGAGCAAGAAACAGGTAACGCTATCGGTTGATGCCGACAAAAAATACTATATCGATAAAAAACCGGTCGATCCGGCCAATCTGGAGAATGAATTGAAACAGATCATGGCCGGTATTGCTGAGCCAACCGTTGTGGTTCGTTTCGACAAGACCTTAACCGTACAGGATTTGGTTGATGTGCTGCAAACCGGGGCCAAGTTGAATATCAAGATGGTGATGGCCACTTCCAAATAA
- a CDS encoding MotA/TolQ/ExbB proton channel (PFAM: MotA/TolQ/ExbB proton channel~KEGG: aeh:Mlg_1436 MotA/TolQ/ExbB proton channel): MLLLQVPAVDTTAASLSATTAAQPQSLQLFDLVAKGGWVMIPIAFLLFSALYLIFERYFVIRSQSRYDANFIDNIRDMVAQGNIKSAESFAKNQRTAMGRVFEKAIGRIGSPIREIEGTIETVGQIELSRLERNMGYLGIIAGIAPMLGFIGTISGIIRIFYDISLSDNISVGIIAGGLYEKMITSGSGLIVGVIAYTGYHLLNMMIERFTLALEVNAFEFIEVLQKPTTEPARMR; encoded by the coding sequence ATGCTCTTGCTCCAGGTTCCGGCTGTTGATACTACGGCCGCATCACTGTCGGCCACTACGGCTGCTCAACCCCAAAGTCTGCAATTATTTGATCTCGTAGCCAAAGGCGGTTGGGTCATGATTCCCATCGCATTTTTGCTGTTTTCGGCGCTCTATTTGATTTTCGAACGGTACTTCGTAATCCGGTCGCAAAGTCGATACGATGCCAATTTTATCGATAATATTCGGGATATGGTGGCGCAGGGGAACATCAAATCGGCCGAATCGTTCGCTAAGAACCAGCGTACTGCTATGGGCCGGGTGTTTGAAAAAGCCATTGGCCGAATCGGCTCGCCCATTCGCGAGATCGAAGGAACCATCGAAACGGTTGGCCAGATTGAACTCTCGCGGCTGGAGCGAAATATGGGGTATCTGGGTATCATTGCCGGTATTGCGCCGATGCTGGGTTTTATCGGAACCATCTCCGGTATTATTCGAATTTTCTACGACATTTCGTTATCCGACAATATCAGCGTGGGTATCATTGCCGGTGGTCTATACGAGAAAATGATTACCTCAGGCTCTGGTCTGATTGTGGGTGTCATCGCCTACACGGGCTATCACCTGCTTAATATGATGATCGAGCGGTTTACGCTGGCGCTGGAAGTAAATGCCTTCGAGTTTATCGAAGTTCTGCAAAAACCAACGACTGAGCCCGCCCGGATGCGGTAG